One window of the Dehalococcoidia bacterium genome contains the following:
- a CDS encoding metallophosphoesterase translates to MRTSLRLVHTSDLHLGIDGRRAGEGLAPLEAVAEAVAKTGAHLLLLCGDIFDSNRVSDQVIRDALGLLGQIGVPSIILPGNHDCHGHGSVYLRAETMGLPPQVHVLSPQRQQVVLPELDVSVWGRPHVDYRDLRPLHHPPSRGGQRWHIALAHGHLVRQSWDLERSYLIFPQEIAESGAHYVALGHWELPYDASAGTVVAAYSGSPQMARQVLVVELDHQVRVRRHPLGQG, encoded by the coding sequence GTGAGGACGTCCTTACGCCTTGTGCACACGTCCGATCTGCACCTGGGCATCGATGGCCGGCGTGCCGGGGAGGGGCTAGCCCCCCTGGAGGCGGTGGCGGAGGCGGTGGCCAAAACGGGCGCCCATCTGCTTCTCCTTTGTGGCGACATCTTCGATAGCAACAGGGTGTCTGACCAAGTCATTCGTGACGCCCTTGGCCTCCTGGGCCAGATAGGTGTGCCATCCATCATCCTGCCGGGCAACCACGACTGCCACGGCCATGGCTCCGTATACCTGCGGGCGGAGACCATGGGCCTACCCCCACAGGTGCACGTCCTGAGCCCACAACGTCAGCAGGTGGTTCTCCCAGAGTTGGACGTATCCGTCTGGGGCCGGCCCCACGTTGACTATCGGGACCTGCGCCCCCTGCATCATCCGCCGTCCAGAGGCGGGCAGAGGTGGCACATCGCCCTCGCCCATGGGCACCTGGTGCGGCAGTCGTGGGACCTGGAGCGTAGCTATCTCATCTTTCCTCAGGAAATAGCCGAGAGTGGCGCCCACTACGTGGCCCTGGGCCATTGGGAGCTCCCTTACGACGCCTCGGCTGGCACTGTGGTGGCTGCCTATTCGGGCTCGCCCCAGATGGCCCGCCAGGTCTTGGTGGTGGAGCTGGACCATCAGGTGCGGGTGCGGCGCCATCCGTTAGGGCAGGGCTAG
- the mutL gene encoding DNA mismatch repair endonuclease MutL, translating to MRISPLPPEVVAHIAAGEVVERPASVVKELVENALDAGASRVSVEMVGGGLQMIRVVDNGCGIEPEDLELALARHATSKVRTLADLEHIATLGFRGEALAAIAAVSELVLASRPPHATRGAWVRAREGIVVGRGWRGMGPGTEVTVHRLFQGQPARRKFLRSASAEAQAAAQVVAHYALAYPHVSFSLTVDGRRQLQSTGSGCLRDAVSAVYGPEVAAALLEVEGEYQGIRVEGLVSPPSLHRGNRTHVSFFVNGRWVHDRRLPHVLEEAYHGLLPSGRYPIAVVHLWLAPEEVDVNVHPTKAQVRFRDEAKVASALVRAVRAVLLSQAPAPSISISQPGRGGGSQWRTSAAVVGSQQPLTRALPILRVVGQVASLYIVAEGPDGMYLIDQHAAHERVLYEELVARRASRQMASQPLLQPLTVELSTAEEAVLRRWGQELAAYGLEIEHLGDRCYLVRAVPQGLVGGDVESALRSLLDRLEGGGSAPDKVAAAIACHAAVRAGQALSIDEMRELIRRLEEAQAPHTCPHGRPTMVQISAEALARQFGRR from the coding sequence GTGAGGATATCGCCTCTTCCCCCCGAGGTGGTGGCCCATATAGCGGCGGGCGAAGTGGTGGAGCGCCCAGCCTCGGTGGTGAAGGAGCTGGTGGAGAATGCCCTGGATGCCGGGGCGTCCAGGGTGAGCGTGGAGATGGTGGGTGGTGGCTTGCAGATGATCAGGGTGGTAGACAACGGCTGCGGCATAGAGCCGGAGGACCTGGAGCTGGCCCTTGCCCGCCACGCCACCAGCAAGGTGCGCACATTGGCTGACCTAGAGCACATCGCCACCTTAGGGTTTCGGGGGGAGGCCTTGGCGGCCATCGCCGCTGTGTCGGAGCTGGTCTTGGCCAGCCGCCCCCCTCATGCGACAAGGGGGGCATGGGTGCGGGCTCGTGAGGGGATAGTGGTGGGCAGGGGTTGGCGGGGCATGGGCCCCGGCACCGAGGTGACGGTGCACCGCCTCTTCCAGGGCCAGCCAGCACGACGTAAGTTCCTACGCTCAGCCTCCGCTGAGGCCCAGGCAGCGGCCCAGGTGGTAGCCCACTATGCCCTAGCTTATCCACACGTATCCTTTTCCCTGACGGTGGACGGGCGCCGCCAGCTGCAGAGCACAGGATCAGGCTGCCTGAGGGACGCGGTGAGCGCCGTCTATGGCCCTGAGGTGGCCGCTGCCCTGTTAGAGGTGGAGGGCGAATATCAGGGCATAAGAGTTGAAGGGCTCGTTTCGCCCCCGTCCTTACACCGGGGTAACAGGACGCATGTGAGCTTCTTCGTGAACGGCCGTTGGGTGCACGACCGGCGTCTCCCCCACGTGTTGGAGGAGGCCTACCACGGCCTCCTGCCCAGTGGTCGCTACCCCATAGCTGTCGTCCACCTATGGCTGGCCCCAGAGGAGGTGGACGTCAACGTCCACCCCACCAAGGCCCAGGTCCGCTTCCGTGATGAGGCCAAGGTGGCTTCGGCCTTAGTGAGGGCGGTGCGGGCTGTCCTCCTCTCCCAGGCTCCCGCCCCATCTATCTCTATCTCCCAGCCTGGGAGGGGAGGGGGGTCGCAGTGGAGAACCTCAGCAGCCGTTGTGGGGTCGCAGCAGCCCCTAACCCGGGCCCTCCCTATCTTAAGAGTGGTGGGACAGGTGGCCAGCCTCTACATCGTGGCTGAGGGCCCCGATGGCATGTACCTCATCGACCAGCACGCCGCCCACGAGCGCGTTTTGTATGAGGAGCTGGTGGCAAGGCGAGCCAGCCGGCAGATGGCCTCCCAGCCCCTTCTGCAACCCCTGACGGTGGAGCTTTCCACCGCTGAGGAAGCCGTCCTGCGGCGCTGGGGTCAGGAGCTGGCTGCCTATGGCCTGGAGATAGAGCACCTGGGCGATAGGTGCTATCTAGTGCGGGCGGTGCCCCAGGGTTTGGTGGGCGGGGACGTGGAGAGCGCACTGCGGTCCCTGCTGGACCGGCTGGAGGGAGGAGGGAGCGCCCCCGACAAGGTGGCCGCCGCCATCGCCTGTCATGCTGCCGTGAGGGCGGGGCAGGCCCTCTCCATAGACGAGATGCGGGAGCTCATTCGCCGCCTGGAGGAGGCCCAGGCGCCCCACACGTGTCCCCACGGTCGTCCCACCATGGTGCAAATAAGTGCCGAGGCCCTGGCCCGCCAATTCGGGCGACGCTAG
- the mutS gene encoding DNA mismatch repair protein MutS has product MRRQYLALKLRYPHAVLLFRLGDFYEAFDDDAQVVARELGLALTSRPVGKGKRVPMAGIPHHALEGYVARLIAKGYKVAICEQTETPGKGKRLLARDVVRVTTPGTVVEEAMLDGRVNNYLAAVVQAGEEAGLAYADISTGEFACTQLPLPMLTGELERLRPAELLAPEGWQGEAPCAITTLPKAIVDEEGVQRLLQHFQAPGLDALGLVGKELAALAAAALLRYVEENAPAALRNLGRLRMYNPSSFMLLDSTTRRNLEIFRPLSGEGGPSLVSVLDLTRTPMGARLLRRWLGQPLLDVEAIRRRQDGVELFYSSAVRRGRVARALDRFPDVERILGRVAAGRATPRDLVALARALEAVPDLREALDCGLGRLPPGLRPLLEDFIARLRPCHQVAHLLAQALVDDPPPHLEEGEVIRPGFSQELDEVRTLARDARQLLAQLEQREREETGIRTLKLGFNRVFGYYLEVSKANLHLVPPRYERRQTLVGAERFITPELKELEYKILQARERQLELEREIFGQVCAQVAAEAPHILETMAVVAEVDVYCALAEAAACYGYVRPHVDQANRIYIKDGRHPVVERVLGEGRFVPNDTDLSNDEAQIIVLTGPNMAGKSTYLRQVALIVLMAQVGSFVPAREAHIGVVDRIFTRIGAMDDIAAGRSTFMVEMVETAAILHNATPRSLLLFDEIGRGTSTFDGLAIARAVVEFLHNEPQVAAKTLFATHYHELTELASFLPRVRNYNVAVAEEDGRIVFLYRIVPGGADRSYGVQVAQLAGLPRAVVARAQQLLEELEAARDRRPRRPSHGLQLPLMAPGTEVAHELASLELDAMTPLQALTKLYELRERARRAIAGGGA; this is encoded by the coding sequence ATGCGCCGCCAGTACCTGGCGTTGAAGCTGCGCTATCCTCACGCTGTCCTCCTCTTCCGCCTCGGCGACTTCTATGAAGCGTTTGATGACGATGCTCAGGTGGTGGCCAGGGAGCTGGGCCTTGCCCTCACCAGCCGCCCTGTGGGCAAAGGCAAGAGGGTGCCCATGGCTGGCATCCCCCATCACGCTCTGGAGGGGTATGTGGCCCGCCTTATTGCCAAAGGCTATAAGGTGGCTATCTGCGAGCAGACGGAGACCCCCGGCAAGGGGAAGCGGCTCCTGGCCCGAGACGTGGTGCGGGTCACCACCCCTGGTACGGTGGTGGAGGAGGCCATGTTGGATGGGCGGGTCAACAACTACCTGGCTGCCGTTGTCCAGGCGGGTGAGGAGGCAGGCCTAGCTTATGCCGACATCTCCACCGGGGAGTTCGCCTGCACTCAGCTGCCCCTTCCCATGCTGACGGGGGAGCTAGAGCGGCTACGGCCTGCGGAGCTGCTGGCCCCCGAAGGATGGCAGGGAGAGGCCCCATGCGCCATCACTACCCTGCCCAAGGCCATCGTGGATGAAGAGGGCGTCCAACGACTCCTCCAGCACTTCCAGGCCCCGGGCCTGGACGCTTTGGGCCTGGTAGGGAAGGAGCTGGCGGCCTTGGCGGCCGCTGCCCTCCTGCGATACGTGGAGGAGAACGCCCCTGCTGCCCTTCGCAATCTGGGGCGCCTGCGCATGTATAACCCGTCATCGTTCATGCTCCTAGACTCCACCACCCGGCGCAACCTGGAGATCTTCCGGCCCCTAAGCGGCGAGGGAGGGCCATCCCTTGTCTCCGTTCTGGACTTGACGCGCACGCCCATGGGGGCCAGGCTGTTACGGCGGTGGCTGGGCCAACCGCTGCTGGATGTGGAGGCCATCCGGCGCCGCCAGGATGGCGTGGAGTTATTTTATAGCTCTGCCGTGCGCCGGGGACGTGTAGCCCGGGCCTTGGACCGCTTTCCGGATGTGGAGCGCATATTGGGGCGGGTGGCGGCCGGCCGCGCCACCCCGCGGGACCTGGTGGCCTTAGCTCGTGCCCTGGAGGCCGTCCCCGACCTGCGGGAGGCCCTGGACTGCGGCCTGGGGCGGCTGCCCCCCGGCCTTCGTCCCTTGTTGGAGGACTTCATCGCCCGCCTGCGCCCCTGTCATCAGGTGGCCCATCTCCTGGCCCAGGCCCTGGTAGACGACCCTCCTCCCCATCTCGAGGAGGGAGAGGTCATCCGCCCCGGCTTCTCCCAGGAGCTGGACGAGGTGCGGACCCTGGCGCGGGACGCCCGCCAGCTGTTGGCCCAATTGGAGCAGCGGGAAAGGGAGGAGACGGGCATCCGTACCCTGAAGCTGGGGTTCAACCGGGTCTTCGGCTACTACCTGGAGGTCTCCAAAGCCAACCTCCATCTGGTCCCTCCCCGGTATGAGCGCCGACAGACCCTTGTGGGGGCTGAGCGATTCATCACCCCAGAGCTTAAGGAGCTGGAATACAAGATCCTGCAGGCCAGGGAGCGCCAACTGGAATTGGAGAGGGAGATCTTCGGGCAGGTGTGCGCCCAGGTGGCCGCCGAGGCCCCCCATATTCTTGAGACGATGGCGGTGGTGGCAGAGGTGGACGTCTACTGCGCTCTGGCAGAGGCTGCTGCTTGCTATGGCTATGTCCGCCCCCATGTGGATCAGGCCAACCGCATCTATATCAAGGACGGCAGACACCCAGTGGTGGAGCGCGTCTTGGGGGAGGGCCGCTTCGTCCCCAATGACACCGACCTCTCTAACGATGAGGCCCAGATCATCGTCCTCACAGGGCCCAACATGGCGGGCAAGTCCACCTACCTACGTCAGGTGGCCCTCATTGTCCTCATGGCCCAGGTGGGCAGCTTCGTCCCCGCCCGCGAGGCTCACATCGGCGTGGTAGACCGCATCTTTACCCGCATCGGGGCCATGGACGACATCGCCGCTGGGCGCTCCACGTTCATGGTGGAGATGGTGGAGACGGCAGCCATCCTCCATAATGCCACCCCCAGGTCCCTCCTCCTGTTCGACGAGATAGGGCGTGGCACCTCCACTTTCGATGGGCTGGCCATCGCCAGGGCGGTGGTGGAGTTTCTGCACAACGAGCCACAAGTGGCCGCCAAGACCCTCTTCGCCACCCATTACCACGAGCTGACGGAGCTGGCGTCCTTCCTGCCGCGGGTGCGCAACTATAATGTGGCAGTGGCTGAGGAGGACGGGCGCATCGTGTTCCTCTACCGCATCGTGCCTGGCGGTGCCGACCGCTCCTATGGGGTGCAGGTGGCCCAGCTGGCTGGCCTTCCGCGGGCCGTGGTGGCCAGGGCCCAGCAGCTCCTGGAGGAGCTGGAGGCCGCCCGCGACCGCCGGCCGCGGCGACCCTCGCATGGCTTGCAACTTCCTCTGATGGCGCCGGGCACGGAGGTGGCCCACGAGCTGGCCTCCCTGGAACTGGATGCCATGACCCCTTTACAGGCCCTCACCAAACTCTATGAGCTGCGGGAGAGGGCGCGCCGTGCCATCGCCGGAGGTGGGGCGTGA
- a CDS encoding S8 family serine peptidase — MRVSWRALLVLAFIASLVLGEGEAIRGPVHRAQGGRTVASQGMATEPTGYLSLLQADLPLLPDFILTEALQPQQVNNVTPLLRGGEGVKVGIIDSFAGFQRLLGTELPPPERVVYRSFTPSPGATAHGTAVAEIIHDLAPMATLYLAEATTVAEVAQAVDWLISQGVHIINMSLNAPFAPPSDGRGLDAITVEKAAAHGILWVNSAGNYGNKHWRGPWRDPDGDLVLDFRDGLEANIMKVPQEASFMVVLRWENPWPGACDDYDLTVQWIDPTLGTQVRTSEAPQDCSSSSQPLEMVSSKATTVDGRLFISVRRRPTARPVTLELFVMGGVLEENTPQASVAPPADSAKGLAVGAAPYYDLGHIHPYSARGPGAQGVLKPDFVGPDTVSTATFGPYGFAGTSAAAAHIAGLAAVIKGARPQWGPQEIREALKAWAWDMGPLGPDTDFGYGSIDPTEVARGVLGPPLPPAPATVEPYDDQLVQVSWQARPEATHYLFCLDLRADFSSPYASCRKVGVGTTALLVEVPKVDQVPYYFRVHACNENVCSDAAPAGGVVRRIQGGALGWDYYFTAYQRDGMTVAAVRSLRPLPSTIRLYRGLVGAYPWFSLEMECPQVPPGGVCRGIWPASSIASAVQSLAPWWDLSSALIVGP, encoded by the coding sequence ATGCGGGTCTCCTGGCGCGCCCTTCTTGTGCTGGCTTTCATCGCCTCTCTGGTGTTAGGCGAGGGAGAAGCCATAAGGGGCCCTGTCCACAGGGCCCAGGGAGGCCGCACGGTGGCCTCCCAGGGCATGGCCACGGAGCCCACAGGGTATCTCAGCCTCCTTCAAGCAGACCTTCCCTTGCTACCTGACTTCATCCTCACCGAGGCCTTACAGCCACAGCAGGTGAATAACGTCACACCTCTCTTGCGGGGAGGGGAAGGGGTGAAGGTGGGCATCATCGACTCGTTTGCTGGCTTCCAGCGCCTCCTGGGGACGGAGCTACCCCCACCGGAAAGGGTCGTCTACCGCTCCTTCACCCCCTCCCCTGGCGCCACAGCCCACGGCACGGCGGTGGCCGAGATCATCCACGATCTGGCTCCGATGGCCACCCTATATCTGGCGGAGGCTACCACCGTAGCTGAGGTGGCCCAGGCCGTGGACTGGCTCATCTCCCAGGGGGTGCACATTATCAACATGTCCCTTAACGCCCCCTTTGCCCCACCGAGCGACGGGCGGGGTTTGGATGCCATCACCGTAGAGAAGGCAGCTGCCCATGGCATCTTGTGGGTCAACTCCGCCGGGAATTATGGCAATAAGCATTGGCGCGGGCCATGGCGCGACCCCGATGGTGACCTGGTCTTGGACTTCCGGGACGGTCTGGAGGCCAACATCATGAAGGTACCCCAGGAGGCGTCCTTCATGGTGGTACTGCGATGGGAAAACCCCTGGCCCGGGGCCTGTGACGACTACGACCTGACGGTTCAGTGGATAGACCCCACATTGGGGACACAGGTGCGGACCTCTGAGGCCCCCCAGGACTGTAGCTCATCGTCCCAGCCCCTGGAGATGGTGAGCAGCAAGGCTACCACGGTCGATGGCCGCCTGTTCATCTCTGTGCGCCGCCGACCCACGGCCCGGCCCGTGACCTTGGAGCTGTTCGTCATGGGGGGTGTCTTGGAGGAGAACACCCCTCAGGCCAGCGTGGCGCCTCCCGCCGATAGCGCCAAGGGTCTGGCGGTGGGTGCCGCCCCCTATTACGACCTGGGCCACATCCATCCCTATAGCGCGCGAGGCCCGGGAGCCCAGGGGGTGCTGAAGCCCGACTTCGTAGGGCCTGACACCGTCTCCACCGCCACCTTTGGCCCTTATGGCTTCGCCGGAACCTCGGCAGCTGCTGCCCACATTGCCGGTCTGGCGGCGGTCATCAAGGGCGCGCGGCCCCAATGGGGCCCCCAGGAGATAAGGGAAGCCCTCAAGGCCTGGGCATGGGACATGGGCCCCTTGGGCCCCGACACCGACTTCGGCTACGGGTCTATCGACCCAACTGAGGTGGCCCGTGGGGTCCTCGGCCCACCCCTGCCCCCTGCCCCCGCCACCGTGGAGCCCTACGATGACCAGCTGGTGCAGGTGAGCTGGCAGGCCCGGCCAGAGGCCACCCACTACCTCTTCTGCCTGGACCTCCGGGCCGACTTCAGTAGCCCTTATGCCTCCTGCCGAAAGGTCGGTGTGGGCACCACCGCCCTCCTGGTGGAGGTGCCCAAGGTGGACCAGGTGCCATACTACTTCCGCGTCCACGCCTGCAACGAGAACGTGTGCTCCGATGCCGCACCCGCCGGGGGGGTTGTACGCCGCATCCAGGGAGGGGCGTTGGGCTGGGACTATTATTTCACGGCCTATCAAAGGGATGGGATGACGGTGGCTGCGGTGCGCAGCCTACGCCCCTTGCCCAGCACCATCCGCCTTTACCGCGGGCTGGTGGGGGCCTATCCTTGGTTCTCCTTGGAGATGGAATGCCCACAGGTGCCGCCAGGAGGGGTCTGCCGCGGAATCTGGCCGGCCAGCTCCATAGCCAGCGCTGTGCAATCGCTGGCGCCTTGGTGGGATCTGAGCTCTGCCCTTATCGTGGGGCCCTAG
- a CDS encoding NADH-ubiquinone oxidoreductase-F iron-sulfur binding region domain-containing protein, which yields MTALDAYRPLRQAAEERWRLLVEPSIPIFRVAVATCSKAAGADETLAAIREEVARRGEEALVLEVGCPGLCFADPVVDVHLPGYPRVLYGPVLAQDVPRLLEAVLGPQKALPELALGMIPEEGVPPSAYHGTAMASLPLLQETDWMRLQVRRLMANVGIIEPANAEHYIARGGYEGLARALDMTPEEVIKEVLDAGLWGRGGAAFPTGRKWDFLRQARVTPKYLICNADEGDPGSFVNRNLLEGDPHLIIEGMAIAAWATGASYGYIYIRDEYPLAVQRMQEAIEDARRMGLLGRGILGSPLELELEVVRGAGSYVCGEETGLIASIEGMRGMPKIRPPYPAQAGVFGMPTNVNNVESYANVPLILRHGAAWYASVGTERNKGTKMFSLSGNIRRGGVLEVPLGTPLRDVILVAGGGVPEGRRLKAVQPGGPLSGVVPASRIMAGDGLPLEPEPFREMGMLMGSGGLVVMDDSTCVVDLAIYFEWFAEDESCGRCTTCFAGTRRLLEILRRIAQGGGRPQDVELMQLLASTMRYSNCAHGQAAPTVIMSLLGLFREELDAHLLGRRCPARVCRGLVRYEIVEQAPELAEAAHVCPTGAVVREDGRYRIEQALCIKCDACREVAPAAVQVVDAF from the coding sequence ATGACAGCCCTAGACGCCTATCGCCCCCTTCGCCAGGCAGCCGAGGAGCGGTGGCGCCTCCTCGTCGAGCCTTCCATTCCCATCTTCCGCGTGGCGGTGGCCACCTGCTCAAAAGCCGCAGGGGCGGACGAGACTTTGGCTGCCATAAGAGAGGAAGTGGCACGACGGGGTGAGGAGGCTTTAGTGCTGGAGGTGGGGTGCCCTGGCCTTTGCTTCGCCGACCCTGTGGTGGACGTCCATCTCCCGGGCTATCCGCGTGTTCTCTATGGGCCCGTGCTGGCCCAGGACGTGCCTCGGCTCCTGGAAGCTGTCCTGGGCCCCCAGAAGGCCCTGCCTGAGCTCGCCCTGGGGATGATCCCTGAAGAAGGGGTCCCTCCGTCGGCTTACCACGGCACCGCCATGGCCAGCCTTCCCCTCTTGCAGGAGACCGATTGGATGCGGCTGCAGGTGCGGCGTCTTATGGCCAACGTGGGCATTATCGAGCCCGCCAACGCTGAGCACTACATCGCCCGCGGGGGGTATGAGGGCCTGGCCCGCGCTCTGGACATGACGCCGGAGGAGGTCATAAAGGAGGTGTTGGATGCCGGGCTGTGGGGGCGGGGAGGAGCCGCCTTCCCTACGGGGCGCAAGTGGGACTTCTTGCGCCAGGCCCGCGTCACCCCTAAATACCTCATCTGCAACGCCGATGAGGGCGACCCTGGCTCCTTCGTCAACCGTAATCTGCTGGAAGGTGACCCCCACCTCATCATCGAGGGGATGGCCATCGCTGCCTGGGCCACAGGTGCTTCCTACGGCTACATCTATATCCGCGATGAATACCCCCTAGCTGTCCAACGCATGCAGGAGGCTATAGAGGATGCCCGGAGGATGGGGCTTTTGGGCCGGGGCATCCTAGGCTCGCCTCTGGAGTTGGAGCTGGAGGTGGTGCGGGGGGCGGGGAGCTATGTCTGCGGCGAGGAGACGGGCCTTATCGCCTCCATCGAGGGCATGCGGGGGATGCCCAAGATCCGCCCGCCATACCCGGCGCAGGCGGGCGTGTTTGGCATGCCCACTAATGTCAACAACGTGGAGTCCTATGCCAACGTTCCCCTTATTCTGCGCCACGGTGCCGCGTGGTATGCCTCCGTGGGGACGGAGCGTAACAAGGGAACCAAGATGTTCAGCCTCTCCGGCAACATCAGGCGAGGAGGAGTGTTGGAGGTGCCTTTGGGGACCCCCCTACGGGACGTGATCCTGGTGGCAGGCGGGGGCGTGCCCGAGGGCAGGCGCCTGAAGGCGGTGCAGCCGGGAGGGCCCCTCTCAGGGGTGGTACCTGCCTCTCGCATCATGGCTGGGGATGGGCTCCCCTTGGAGCCCGAGCCCTTCCGGGAGATGGGCATGCTCATGGGTTCAGGCGGCCTGGTGGTCATGGACGATTCCACTTGTGTCGTGGACCTGGCCATATACTTCGAGTGGTTCGCCGAGGATGAGTCCTGTGGCCGCTGCACCACCTGCTTTGCTGGCACCCGCCGGCTTTTGGAGATCTTGCGCCGTATCGCCCAGGGAGGGGGACGCCCCCAGGACGTGGAGCTGATGCAACTCTTGGCCTCCACCATGCGTTACTCCAACTGCGCCCATGGCCAGGCTGCCCCCACCGTCATCATGTCCCTCTTAGGGCTCTTTCGCGAAGAGCTGGATGCTCACCTATTGGGACGGCGATGCCCGGCCCGTGTGTGCAGGGGCCTAGTGCGCTATGAGATAGTAGAGCAGGCCCCCGAGCTAGCAGAGGCCGCCCATGTGTGCCCTACGGGGGCCGTCGTGCGCGAAGACGGGCGCTATCGCATTGAGCAGGCCCTGTGCATCAAGTGTGACGCCTGTCGGGAGGTGGCGCCTGCCGCTGTGCAGGTGGTGGACGCCTTCTAG
- a CDS encoding NAD(P)H-dependent oxidoreductase subunit E, translated as MSLTSRHASRFRPVEVTAEGADVQARVRHLLAGLRPSEVHLLDALHRVQEEMGYVPPQAIPLLAAHFQTTPAAIYGVISFYSEIRTEPPPKVEVQWCSGPACLLKGGRNIRAALEAVLGCAMNSSTLDRAVGLRLVQCDGTCHLAPLVRVGGRYIGPLTVAEAVRLARRLKEGGQP; from the coding sequence ATGTCCCTAACATCGCGCCATGCCTCCAGGTTTCGGCCAGTGGAGGTGACCGCTGAAGGGGCCGATGTCCAGGCCCGGGTTCGTCACCTCCTGGCCGGGTTGCGGCCAAGCGAGGTCCACCTCTTAGACGCTCTACATCGTGTCCAGGAGGAGATGGGCTATGTGCCACCGCAGGCCATACCTTTGCTCGCCGCCCACTTCCAGACGACCCCAGCGGCTATCTATGGTGTCATCTCCTTCTACTCAGAGATCCGCACAGAGCCGCCCCCTAAGGTAGAGGTCCAGTGGTGCAGTGGGCCTGCCTGTCTCCTGAAAGGCGGACGGAACATCCGCGCAGCCCTAGAGGCGGTGTTGGGCTGTGCCATGAATAGCTCCACCCTCGATAGGGCCGTAGGCCTCCGCCTAGTCCAGTGCGATGGCACATGTCACCTGGCGCCCCTGGTGCGGGTGGGGGGGCGTTACATCGGGCCCCTGACTGTAGCCGAGGCGGTGCGTCTGGCCCGTCGTCTCAAGGAGGGGGGGCAGCCCTGA
- a CDS encoding NAD(P)/FAD-dependent oxidoreductase, whose translation MGKVAIIGGGIAGLTAAYRLLQKGHQVDVFESAPQWGGLVRTFQVGGERLECFYHHIFTTDTAMISLIGELGLGSRLVWRPSSVGIYSQERIYPFVTPLDLLRFSPLPPLERIRLGLMGLYLRRKTDMAPFMGVTAREWVSRFAGPRSWQVVWGPLFYGKFGEMGDEVVMAWLWNKIRLRFSSRRLGAWREVLGYLLGSFGLVVDELVARIRALGGQLHAATPVQRVVVEEGRAVALEAKGERWGPFDAIVATVANEVFLRLVPMLPEDYLSFCRGIPYQDALCMVLALRRPVTPYYWLAISDRSFPFLALIEHTNLVSKENYGGLHVLYISNYLSPDSPLMSMGEEELWDLYLPSLRRIQPQLDASWVEGRWVFYGRHAQPVFTVANAGRIPPHRTPVPGLYLANMSQIFPEDRGQNYSVRLGETVAALVHEDLAVTTPLARGR comes from the coding sequence GTGGGCAAGGTGGCCATCATCGGCGGGGGGATAGCGGGGCTTACGGCCGCCTACCGCTTGCTGCAAAAAGGACACCAGGTAGATGTCTTCGAATCCGCTCCTCAATGGGGAGGCTTGGTGCGCACCTTCCAGGTGGGAGGGGAGCGCCTCGAATGCTTCTACCACCATATCTTCACCACCGATACCGCCATGATATCCCTCATAGGAGAGCTGGGGCTGGGAAGCCGTTTGGTGTGGCGTCCCTCCTCAGTGGGTATCTATTCGCAGGAGCGCATATACCCATTCGTGACCCCGCTGGACCTGCTACGCTTTTCCCCCCTCCCCCCGCTGGAGAGGATAAGGTTGGGGCTTATGGGCCTGTACCTGCGGCGCAAAACGGACATGGCGCCTTTCATGGGGGTAACGGCCAGGGAGTGGGTGAGCCGCTTTGCTGGGCCGCGCAGCTGGCAAGTGGTGTGGGGGCCCCTCTTCTATGGCAAGTTCGGCGAGATGGGCGACGAGGTGGTGATGGCCTGGCTGTGGAATAAGATCCGCCTCCGCTTCTCCTCCAGGCGCTTGGGGGCCTGGCGGGAGGTGTTGGGCTACCTATTGGGGTCCTTCGGCCTGGTGGTGGACGAGCTGGTGGCCCGCATCCGCGCCCTAGGGGGGCAGCTCCACGCCGCCACCCCCGTGCAACGCGTGGTAGTGGAGGAGGGCAGGGCTGTAGCCCTGGAGGCCAAGGGGGAGAGGTGGGGCCCCTTCGATGCCATCGTGGCGACGGTGGCCAACGAGGTCTTCCTGCGCCTGGTGCCCATGCTCCCCGAAGACTACCTCTCCTTTTGCCGCGGCATCCCTTACCAGGATGCCCTGTGCATGGTCCTGGCCCTGCGCCGCCCTGTAACGCCATACTACTGGCTGGCCATCAGCGACCGCTCCTTCCCCTTCCTGGCCCTCATCGAACACACCAACCTAGTGAGCAAGGAGAACTACGGCGGCCTACATGTGCTTTACATAAGCAACTACCTCTCGCCGGACTCGCCGTTGATGTCCATGGGGGAGGAGGAGCTGTGGGACTTGTACTTGCCATCTCTGCGGCGCATACAGCCTCAGTTGGACGCATCATGGGTGGAGGGCCGGTGGGTGTTCTATGGCCGCCATGCCCAGCCTGTCTTCACCGTGGCCAACGCCGGCAGGATCCCGCCCCATCGCACCCCCGTCCCGGGCCTCTACCTGGCCAACATGTCCCAGATATTCCCCGAGGACCGGGGGCAGAACTACAGCGTCCGTCTAGGCGAAACGGTGGCCGCGCTGGTCCATGAGGATCTGGCCGTGACCACTCCCCTTGCCCGAGGGCGATGA